Proteins encoded by one window of Anopheles ziemanni unplaced genomic scaffold, idAnoZiCoDA_A2_x.2 scaffold_39_ctg1, whole genome shotgun sequence:
- the LOC131292936 gene encoding uncharacterized protein LOC131292936 — MAKLEELDDSSEALESCISDRIDMEERCQRLKAFLRTNLPKETPDSSMLANSTMAFGRPTATNLRLPKIELPTFDGDSTKWLSFRDRFVSMIDDSAELSSIAKLQYLLSSLKGDAALPFEHTPLTNENYAVTWKALLKRYDNTRSLIREYWRKLHFLPVVKSESVEDLTNLVDEFTRHLNGLAKLKEPVEAWDTPLSNMLLMKFDSETILAWEKHSVHFERDKYQELMKFVEDRIQILKSTKSLTIVEDSTIKVAGNARQNTSRRAITNTAAIHKSSGQPRCLLECVENHSLRMCPIFNGKDVQQRRDIVAKKRCCWNCLSNTHLAKDCKSDRSCRTCGERHHSLLHISSTISMGVNSEDETVFLETAVLHLVDDYGTRHEARALLDSGSMSNFISEAFARKLMASRSKVNVSISGIGMASQLVNGSIVATVQSKIQPFATQMEFLILNNPSADIPTTPTDVSSWRMPVDAVLADPSFYIPGRIDIVIGGDAFWEIHSGRKRSLGKGRPWLVETPFGWVVAGNTAQAAKEAPRICHVATSNTPLEVILNRFWECETLPNEATFSAEEDLCEKHYVSTTTRDAAGRYVVSLPFNSNANTILGASKEIADRRWAGMERRLNSNPQMKEAYIKFMKDYERLEHMKKLSEPVDDSVPHYYLPHHAVVKETSTTTKVRVVFDASCKTTSGFSLNDTLLIGPVVQQDLLSIVMRFRAHAIAITADVEKMYRQFLHHAQDKNFLRIRYRENSAEPISTYELQTVTYGTALAPFLATRTLKQIASDHGEQYPRAVSPVLYDFYVDDLLTGADDQTDAIEIVSQVTEMLQSAGLSLKKWASNIPEVLSRIPPEDVAILPTYELRDAQCVSTLGLVWEPALDLLRFRIDLPSTAPIWTRRITMSYIAKIFDPLGLLGPAITVAKLFMQQLWLLKQDGKAWDWDVELPSQVQKEWHKFYSTLHLLREIGTMCGSTGNTLIPEGQPILKHYYTIHGMLDRFHDRDTLVEFLTSTLETICGK, encoded by the exons ATGGCGAAATTAGAAGAACTCGATGATAGCAGTGAAGCGTTGGAATCGTGTATCAGCGATAGGATTGACATGGAGGAGCGTTGCCAACGTTTGAAGGCATTCTTGCGGACGAATCTTCCGAAGGAGACACCAGATTCTTCGATGCTGGCAAACTCAACAATGGCATTTGGACGGCCAACTGCAACCAATCTTCGGCTTCCAAAAATCGAATTGCCTACGTTCGACGGTGACTCTACAAAATGGCTCTCGTTTCGCGACCGTTTTGTATCGATGATCGATGATTCGGCAGAATTGTCATCGATTGCTAAACTGCAGTATCTACTGTCATCTTTAAAGGGCGACGCTGCATTACCCTTCGAGCACACACCgttaacaaacgaaaactacGCGGTCACTTGGAAGGCGCTGTTGAAAAGATACGACAATACACGTAGCCTTATTCGTGAGTATTGGCGGaaacttcattttcttccggtgGTAAAATCAGAGAGCGTCGAAGATCTAACTAATTTAGTGGATGAATTCACACGGCATTTGAATGGTTTGGCCAAGCTGAAAGAACCTGTGGAGGCATGGGATACTCCTTTGTCCAACATGCTGCTGATGAAGTTCGACAGCGAGACCATTCTTGCGTGGGAGAAGCATTCCGTCCACTTCGAGCGGGACAAATATCAGGAACTGATGAAATTTGTCGAAGATCGGATCCAGATCCTCAAATCCACTAAAAGCCTTACCATTGTAGAGGATTCGACGATTAAGGTGGCCGGCAACGCACGGCAAAATACCTCACGGAGAGCCATTACAAACACCGCAGCCATTCACAAATCTTCGGGGCAACCACGGTGTTTGTTGGAGTGCGTTGAAAATCACTCGCTACGCATGTGTCCAATATTCAACGGCAAGGATGTGCAGCAACGACGCGATATCGTGGCAAAGAAGCGCTGCTGCTGGAATTGCCTAAGCAATACGCATCTAGCGAAGGACTGCAAGTCGGATCGGTCTTGTCGCACGTGTGGGGAGCGTCATCATTCTCTGCTACACATTTCTTCGACGATATCGATGGGAGTGAACTCGGAAGACGAAACGGTGTTCCTTGAGACGGCGGTGCTACATCTCGTCGATGACTACGGAACAAGGCACGAGGCGAGAGCGCTTCTCGATTCCGGATCGATGTCTAACTTCATCTCGGAAGCGTTCGCTCGGAAATTAATGGCCTCTCGGTCTAAAGTCAACGTTTCCATCTCTGGCATCGGTATGGCGTCGCAGTTGGTGAACGGGTCGATTGTGGCAACCGTCCAGTCGAAGATACAACCGTTCGCGACTCAAATGGAATTCCTGATCCTGAATAACCCATCGGCGGACATCCCAACGACTCCCACTGACGTGTCTTCCTGGAGGATGCCGGTAGATGCAGTTTTGGCGGATCCATCGTTCTACATCCCAGGCAGAATTGACATCGTCATCGGGGGAGATGCGTTCTGGGAAATTCATTCCGGAAGGAAACGGTCGCTTGGCAAGGGACGTCCGTGGCTGGTCGAGACTCCCTTCGGTTGGGTCGTCGCGGGTAACACTGCCCAAGCTGCAAAGGAGGCTCCACGAATTTGCCATGTGGCTACGTCAAACACCCCATTGGAAGTGATCCTGAACCGGTTCTGGGAATGCGAAACCCTTCCCAACGAAGCAACGTTTTCGGCCGAGGAGGACCTCTGCGAGAAACATTACGTTTCTACGACGACTCGGGACGCTGCGGGAAGGTATGTGGTTAGTTTACCGTTTAACTCGAATGCCAATACAATTTTAGGAGCTTCCAAGGAGATCGCCGATCGCCGGTGGGCGGGAATGGAACGTCGGCTGAATTCCAACCCGCAAATGAAAGAGGCATACATCAAGTTTATGAAGGACTACGAGCGTTTGGAGCACATGAAGAAACTTAGCGAACCCGTTGATGATTCAGTTCCGCATTACTATCTGCCGCATCATGCAGTAGTAAAGGAGACCAGTACGACCACTAAGGTTAGGGTTGTCTTTGATGCATCCTGCAAGACAACTTCCGGGTTTTCACTAAACGACACTTTGCTCATCGGTCCGGTAGTACAGCAAGATCTGCTTTCGATTGTCATGCGTTTTCGGGCTCATGCGATAGCAATTACTGCAGACGTGGAGAAAATGTATCGTCAATTCCTTCATCACGCCCAAGACAAGAATTTTCTTCGCATTCGGTACAGAGAAAATTCCGCAGAACCCATAAGCACCTACGAACTACAAACGGTTACCTACGGCACGGCATTGGCACCATTCTTAGCTACACGAACTCTGAAGCAGATTGCAAGCGATCATGGGGAGCAATATCCACGCGCAGTTAGCCCTGTACTGTACGATTTCTACGTGGATGACCTACTAACCGGTGCTGACGATCAAACAGATGCAATCGAAATAGTGAGCCAAGTTACAGAAATGCTGCAGTCAGCTGGTTTATCGCTAAAAAAGTGGGCATCGAACATACCTGAAGTGCTCTCTCGCATTCCACCAGAAGACGTAGCGATCTTACCAACATACGAATTACGAGACGCGCAATGTGTATCCACTCTCGGGCTTGTATGGGAGCCAGCCCTCGACTTGCTTCGGTTCCGGATCGATCTTCCATCTACAGCACCAATATGGACACGAAGGATAACAATGTCTTACATTGCAAAGATATTTGATCCACTCGGATTGTTGGGACCAGCCATAACAGTAGCCAAGCTATTCATGCAACAGCTTTGGTTGCTAAAGCAAGACGGGAAAGCTTGGGACTGGGACGTTGAGCTGCCATCACAGGTCCAAAAGGAATGGCACAAGTTTTACTCTACATTACATCTTCTTCGGGAA ATTGGAACTATGTGCGGCTCGACTGGCAACACACTTATACCGGAAGGTCAGCCAATCCTTAAACATTACTATACAATCCACGGTATGCTGGACCGATTCCATGACCGTGATACATTGGTTGAATTCCTCACCTCGACGTTGGAAACCATATGTGGCAAATAG